The genomic region CTGGGTGCAGCCGAAGATGCCCAGGCAGATCCAGGCCAGCGCCAGCCCGCCGAACCACCCCGTTGGTGAGTCGGTGAACGGCACGTAGCCGGTGTTGCCGATGATCGGCACCTCCCACTTCAGGGAGAAGAACAGCCAGGTCAGCAGGGCGAAGAGGTAGTACGGCACCGAGCTGAGGAACAGGAAGCTGGAGACCAGCGCCTTGTCCTGCACGGTGCCGCGTCTTCGCGCGGCCGCCACCCCTAGTGGCACTCCGAGCAGGAGGTAGAGGGTCGCGCCGCCGATGGCCACGGAGAAGGTCGCCGGCAGGCGGTCCTTCATGTCCTCCCAGACGGGTTTGCCGTTCTTGTAGGAGAGCCCGAAGCAGGGCGCGTCGCAGCGGGTGGTCTGGGCGGCGACGGTGATGTCGCGCCCGACGAAGACGCCCTTGACGTAGTCGCCGTACTCGGCGTACCAGGCGTTGTTATAGCCCAGCTCCTCGGTGAAGCGGTCGAGGCGCTCGGCGTTGCAGCGGTTGGAGGTCTTGGTGTCGCACATGACCCGGGCGGGCTCGTTGGGCCCGTACCAGAAGAGCAGGAAGATCGACATCGACACCAGGAACAGCACCAGCACACCGGCCAGGAGCCGTTTGACGACGTAGGCGAACATCGAGGATCTCTCTTCCGTGGGGAGGTCGTGCGGGGCGACGGGGACCCCCGGGTCTCGGGGGTCCCCGCCACTGTCGTGCTATTGGTCGTGCACTAGCCGGTGGTGCGGTGAACCGAAGGGCTCACGTGGTGCTGATCGACGGGGTCGATCACTGCATCACGAAGAGGTCCTTGTAGTTCGGGGCACCGATCGAGCCGTCACCGGTCGGGTTGCCGATCTTGGAACCGAACGCGTAGAGGTCGTTGCGGAACGCGGTCGGGATGATCGGGAAGAACTCGGTCGACAGGTCCTCGTCGAGCTGGCCCCAGGCCTCGGCCTGCTCCTCGAGGTCCAGGGTCGGGATCTCGTCCATGCGGTCGTCCACCGACTGCTCGGAGAAGAAACCGGTGTTGTAGGTCGCGCCGGTGCGGGTCAGCGGCGGGACCATGGTTAGGCCCGAGGGCCAGTCCGAGCACCAGTTGACGCCACGCAGGTTCAGGCTCTGGTTGCGCTTGTCGTCCGGGTTGGTCCAGGTGGAGTACGGCGACTCCTGGGTGCCCTTCGCGTCGACCGTGAAGCCGGCCTGCTCGAAGCCCTCGGTGATGACCTTCTGCGTCGCGACGGACAGCGGGTCGGCCTCGTAGTAGATCATCGAGATCTCGGCCGGCGTGTCCGACTCGGCCAGGAGCTCCTTGGCCTTCTCCGGGTCGAAGGTGAACTGCTCACCGTCGACGAAGTAGTCGCTCTTGCCGGACATGCCCGGGGGCATGATCGAGTTGGCGGGCACGCGGGTCACGCCCGGCACCTCACCGCCGGCCTGCCACGCGTCCTCGTAGGGGTAGGCGTAGGCCACGGCCTTGCGCCAGTTCAGGTCCGTCGACTCGTAGTCGGGGTACAGGAAGCTGGTGCACTGCGAGGACTGCTGCACCAGGCGGTCGCCGAGGACGTCGGAGCCGTCGGTGTAGCTGCTCGAGCCGAGCTGGGTGGACAGCGCGGTCTGCGACTCGGTGTTGTCGCTGAGCATGATCTGGTCGGTCTGGTCGCCGTCGGCGTTGAACTTGAAGACCCACTTGTCGGCGTACTGGTGGCGCGCCGGGTCGGACTCGGGGTTCCACTGGTCGTTCTTGACCAGCACCAGCTCGTCGCCGGGGCGGAACGAGTCGACCTTGTAGGGGCCGTTCGACTTGATGTTCTGGCCGTAGGCCGGGGGCTGGCTCTCCTTGCCGAGCGGAGCCGGGCCCATCGCCATGAAGGCGCCCCAGTAGTCCATGTCGGGGAAGGTCTTGGCCATCTTGATGGTGACGGTCGAGGCGTCGTTGTCGAACTCGACACCCTCCCAGTCGGCGTTCTTGCTGGTGTAGGGGCCCTCGTACTCGCCCGCACCCAGGAAGTACTGCTGGGAGTACTCGGTGCCCGGACCCGACGGGAACTGCTCGGAGTCCATCGACCGGTTGATGCCCCAGGCGACCTCCTCCGCGGTGATCGGGGAGCCGTCCTCCCAGGTGGCGTCGTCGCGGATCTCGAAGGTCCACTCGGTGAAGTCCTCGTTGGGCTGACCGAGGTCGACGGCCAGGTCGGGGACCAGGATCATCTCGCCGGTGCTCGACTCGGGGTCACGCTTGTACTGCGTCAGCGAGCGGCTGGTCAGCGCCTGCTGGATCGAGTTGCCGGTGACCGACCAGCCGTTGGTGGGGTCGAGGTCGTCCGGGCCGGGGTCGCCGGGCAGGAAGACGGTGATGGTGCCACCAGCGGTGGCGCCCTCGATGTCCTCGGCCGGGCCCTGGGCCTCGGGGTCCTTGTCGATGGTCTCGGAGGCGTTGTCGAACTCGCGCTCACCCGCGTTGGTCTCGCCACCGTCGCCCGAGCCACCACACGCGGCGAGGGTCAACAGCGCAGCGCCGGCGACAACCGCCAGCGGCTTGGTCCGTCTCATTGTCCAGCCTTTCCTGTTACTTGGTCGTGGCGCGAGGAGGATTCGCACCACGTCGAGCCCCGTCAGCGACGGGTCTTCGGGTCGAGCGCGTCACGAACCGCGTCGCCCAAGAGGTTGAGTGCCAGCACGAGCGCCACGATGCCGAGCAGCGGCTGCCACAGGTAGAGGGAGTAGTCGTTGAAGAAGCTGGTCGCCTGCGTCAGCGTCTGGCCCCACGAGGGCCGGGAGGTGATGCCGATGCCGAGGAAGGCCAGGCCCGCCTCGGCGGAGACGAAGGCCGGCAGCATCAGCGAGGTGCTGACCACGATGGGGGCGGCGAGGTTGGGCATCAGCTCGCGTAGCAGCACCCGGTGGGTGGGCATGCCCAGCACGCGGGCGGCCTGGATGAACTCGCGCTCGCGCAGCGAGAGCACCTCGCCGCGGATCAGGCGGGCCAGGCCCATCCAGCCGAAGAAGGCCAGCACCAGCACCAGCTGGGTGACCTGGATGGTCACGTAGTTGGGATTGTCCTGGAAGCGCTCGCTGACGATGGGGGCGATGGTCAGCGCGGCCAGCAGGAACGGCAGCGTCAGGAAGAAGTCGGTGGCGAAGGAGATGATCTTGTCGACGACGCCGCCGAGGAAGCCGGCCAGCAGGCCCAGCGTGATGCCCACGATGGTGGCCACGATCGTGGCCAGGGTCGCGATCTGCAGGGAGTTGCGAGCGCCCTCGAGCCAGAAGGCCAGGTTGTCGGTCGCGGTGCGCGGCGCGATGCCGAACGGGTGCTCCATCGTGAACGCGCCGTAGGGCGGGCCGTACTCGGGACGCGGGACGCCGTCGAGGTCGAGGAACTGGCTGGGCAGCACCGTGTCGGTGTCGACACCGAAGAGCCGCTGCAGGGCTCCGGAGAACACCGCGATGAGCACGAAGAAGACCACGGTGGCCAGGCAGACGACAGCGATCTTGTCGCGCATCAGGCGACCCATCGCGATCCGCATCGGCGACTTGCCGGTGATCGACTTCGCCTTCTTGGTGCTCGGGTCCTTGCCCTGGGGCTCGTCGCTCATGTGACCCAGCGTCTCGGGTCCGGCGGTCTGTGCCGACGACATGCTCACCCCATCTGGTTGGTTCGCCGGGGGTCTCCCGGCGCGCGCTCCCTGCGCGCCGAAGGGGACTCTATGTGACACGTGACGCGTCGTCGGTCACTCGGGAGTAACGATCTGGTCTCGACCCCCGAGACGCCACGACCCCCCTGCGCCCGGGGCGCAGGGGGGTCGTCGACGACCGGTCGCGAGGGGCTCAGGCCGGGGCTGCCCCGTCACTCTCGTCCGCGTCGGTGTCCCCGGGCTCGGGCTCGGCGTCGACCCCGGCCTCGGCGCGCTGCTCCGGGGTGATCGGCGCGGGAGCGGCGGTCAGCGGGTCGAAGCCGCCGCCGGACTTGGGGAAGGCGATGACGTCGCGGATCGAGTCGGCGCCCGCGAGGATCGCGACGATGCGGTCCATGCCCACCGCGATGCCGCCGTGCGGGGGCGCGCCGTACTTGAACGCGTCGAGCAGGAAGCCGAACTTCTCGGCCGCCTCCTCCTCGCCGATGCCCATCACCGAGAAGACACGCTTCTGCACGTCCTCGCGGTGGATACGGATCGACCCGCCGCCCAGCTCGCTGCCGTTGCAGACGATGTCGTAGGCGTAGGCCAGCGCGGCACCCGGGTCGGACTCGAGGGAGTCCATGAACTCCGGCTGCGGGCTGGTGAAGGCGTGGTGGACCGCGGTCCACGCACCCGCGCCCACGGCGACGTCGCCGCTGGCGACCGCCTCGCTGGCCGGCTCGAAGAGCGGCGCGTCGACGACCCAGGTGAAGGCGAAGGCCGACTCGTCGATCAGGTCGCAGCGGCGACCGATCTCGAGGCGCGCCGCGCCGAGGAGTGCCCGGCTCGACTTGGTGGCACCGGCCGCGAAGAAGACGCAGTCGCCGGGCTGGGCGCCCACGTGGGCGGCCAGGCCGTCCTTCTCGGCGTCGGTCAGGTTCTTGGCGACCGGACCCCCGAGGGTGCCGTCCTCGCCGACCAGCACGTAGGCCAGGCCGCGTGCGCCGCGCTGCTTGGCCCACTCCTGCCAGGCGTCGAGCTGCTTGCGCGGCTGCGAGGCGCCGCCGGGCATGACCACGGCGCCGACGTACTCGGCCTGGAAGACCCGGAACGGGGTCTCGGCGAAGTAGTCGGTGCACTCGACCAGCTCCTGGCCCATGCGCAGGTCGGGCTTGTCGGAGCCGTAGCGCGCCATCGCGTCGGCGTAGGTCATCCGCGGGATCGGGCGCGGGATCTCGACGTCGATGAGCGCCCACATCGCCGAGAGGACGTCCTCCATCAGCGCGATCACGTCCTCCTGCTCGACGAAGGACATCTCGATGTCGAGCTGGGTGAACTCGGGCTGGCGGTCGGCGCGGAAGTCCTCGTCGCGGTAGCAGCGCGCGATCTGGTAGTAGCGCTCCATGCCGCCGACCATCAGCAGCTGCTTGAAGAGCTGCGGGCTCTGCGGCAGGGCGTACCAGCTGCCGGGGTGCAGGCGGGCCGGGACCAGGAAGTCGCGGGCGCCCTCGGGCGTGCTGCGAGTCAGGGTCGGGGTCTCGACCTCGACGAAGGCGTGGCGGTCCAGCACGTCGCGCGCGGCCTTGTTGACCTTGCTGCGCAGGCGCAGCGCGTGCGCGGGCCCCGAGCGGCGCAGGTCGAGGTAGCGGTGCTTGAGCCGCACCTCCTCCCCCACCTCGACGTGCTCGTCGATGGGGAACGGCAGCGGCGCGGCGGCGCTGAGCACCTCGAGGTCGGTGGTGACGACCTCGATCTCACCGGTGGGCAGGTTGGCGTTGGCGTTGCCCTCGGGGCGCAGGCCGACCTCACCGGTCACCTTGATGCAGTACTCGTTGCGCAGCTGGTGGGCCACGGCCTCGTCGCGCACGACCACCTGCACGACGCCGCTGGCCTCGCGCAGGTCGAGGAAGGCGACCCCGCCGTGATCGCGCCGCCGCGCCACCCACCCGGCGAGGGTGACGGTCTGGCCGACGTGCTCGGCGCGGAGGGCGCCGGCGTCATGGGTGCGGATCACTGCTTCTGCTCCTGATCTGTGCGGGAGACGACCTTCGGTCGGAGGTCGTCGGAGGGCGGGGCCCAGGTGGCCGGATCGGCGTCCACCTGCTCCCCCGTGCGGATGTCCTTGACCTGGTGGCCGGACTCGCCGGCGAACCAGACGAAGGGGATGCCGCGTCGCTCGGCGTAGCGGATCTGCTTGCCGAACTTCGCGGCGCTCGCCGCCACCTCGCAGGCGATGTCGCGCGAGCGCAGGGCCGCGGCGACCTCGTCGGCGTCGGGACGCGACTCCTCGTCGTTGAGCGCCACCAGCACCGCGCTGGGCACCGACCTGTCGGCCGTCGTGCCGGTGCGGGCCAGCAGGGTGACCACCACCCGGCTCAGGCCGAGTGAGATGCCGACGCCGGGGTAGGTGGTGCGGCCGTCGCTGGCCAGGGCGTCGTAGCGGCCACCCGAGCAGATCGAGCCCAGGGACTCGTGCCCGTCGAGCCGCGTCTCGAAGACGGTGCCGGTGTAGTAGTCGAGCCCGCGGGCGATCGACAGGTCCGCCTCGATGCGGACCCGGTCGTCGACCAGGCCGGCACAGCCCGCCACGAGCGCCTCGAGCTCGGTGAGCCCCTCGTCGAGGAGCGGGTGCTCCACGCCCAGGGCGCGGACGCGCTCGACGAACGAGGCGTCGGTGCTGCGGATCGCGGCCAGAGCCAGGACCTGCTCGGCCTGGTCGTCGGTGACCCCGGCCTCGTCCACGAGCATGGCGCGGACCCGGTCGACCGGCAGCTTGTCGAGCTTGTCGACCAGTCGCATCACCTCGTCGACGTCGTCGATGCCCGACCCCGCGTAGAAGCCCTGGATCAGCTTGCGGTTGTTGACCTGGAGCCGGAAGCCGGGCAGCAGCTCGAGACGCGACAGGGCGTCGAGCATCACCCGGGTGACCTCGATGTCGTGGTGGAAGGCCAGGGTGTCGCGCCCGACGATGTCGATGTCGGCCTGGGTGAACTCCCGGAACCGACCCTCCTGCGGCCGCTCGCCGCGCCACACCTTCTGGATCTGGTAGCGCCGGAACGGGAACTCCAGCCTGCCTGCGTTCTCGAGGACGTAGCGGGCGAAGGGGACGGTCAGGTCGAAGTGCAGCCCGAGGCCGGCGTGACCCTCGGGCGACTCCTCCTGCAGCCGGCGCAGCAGGTAGACCTCCTTGGAGGTGTCGCCCTTGCGCAGCAGCTGGTCGAGGGGCTCGACGGCGCGGGTCTCGATGCCTGCGAAGCCGTGCAGCTCGAAGGTGTGGCGCAGGGTGTCGATGACCTGCTGCTCGACGACGCGCTGCTCGGGCAGCAGCTCAGGGAACCCGCTCAGCGGGCGGATCTTGGCGCTCATGTGTCCTCAGAGGTCCTGCAGGTACGGGTTGGTCGCGCGCTCGCGACCGATGGAGGTCTGCTCGCCGTGGCCGGGCAGCACCACGATGTCGTCAGCCAGGGGCAGCACCTTCGAGGCCAGGCTGCGCAGCATCGTGGGGTGGTCGCCGCCGGGCAGGTCGGTGCGCCCGATGGAGCCGGCGAAGAGCAGGTCGCCCGAGAACATCACCTCGGAGACGTCCTGCGCGTCGTACGGCGTGCGGAAGGTGACCGACCCCTCGGTGTGGCCCGGCGCGTGGTCGACGACGAAGCGCAGCCCCGCCAGCTCGAGCACCTGGGTGTCGGAGAGCTCGCGGACGTCGTCGGGCTCGGCCCACTCGTAGGAGCCGCCCAGCAGCATCTGGGTGGTCTCGCGAGACATGCCGGCCATCGGGTCGGTGAGCAGGTGCCGGTCGGCGGGATGGATCCACGCCGTGGCGTCGTAGCTGCCGGCCACGGGGGCCACGCACCACATGTGGTCGACGTGGCCGTGGGTGACCAGCACCGAGACCGGCTTGAGCCGGTGCTCGCGCACCACCTCGGCGACGCCCTGGGCGGCGTCCTTGCCCGGGTCGACCACCACGCACTCGGAGCCCGGACCGGTGGCGACGACGTAGCAGTTGGTGCCCCAGGGACCTGCGGGGAAGCCGGCGATGAACACGGCGCCACACTATCGACCGGGGCGCCGGGAGCCGAACCAGGACCGCGCCACTAGCATGTGACCTCACATCTGCACCTGCCTCTCGCACCGGGGCACCGAGGACACAGGGAATCTTTGTGACGAGCCACCAGTGGGGACGCGTCGCCGACGACGGGACCGTCTACGTCCGCACCAGCGACGGCGAGCGGTCGGTGGGGTCCTACCCCGCCGGCACGCCCGAGGAGGCGCTCGCCTTCTTCACCGAGCGCTTCGCCGCGCTGGCCTTCGAGGTCGAGCTGCTCGAGAAGCGCGTGAACTCCGGGGTGATGTCGCCGGAGGAGGCCGCCGAGTCGGTGCGCACGGTGCGCGCCCAGGTCCACGAGGCCAACGCCGTGGGCGACCTCGCCGGACTCGAGGCCCGCCTCGACGCGCTGGCGCCGATCCTGGCGATCCAGCGCGACGCCCGGCGTGCGGAGAAGGAGAAGCGCAGCGCCGAGGCGCGTGCGGCCAAGGAGAAGCTGGTCGCCCAGGCCGAGAAGCTCGCCGAGAGCGACGACTGGCGCCACGGCGCCAACCGGCTGCGCGACCTGCTGGAGCAGTGGAAGGCCATCCCGCGCATCGACCGCGCCTCCGACGACGCGCTGTGGCGACGCTTCTCCACCGCCCGCACGAGCTACACCCGTCGCCGCAAGGCCCACTTCGCCCAGCTCAACGAGCAGCGCGAGGGCGCCAAGGCGGTCAAGGAGCGCCTGGCCGTCGAGGCCGAGGCCCTGGCCGACTCCACCGACTGGGGCCCGACCGCGGGCCGCTACCGCGACCTGATGCGCGACTGGAAGGCCGCCGGCCCGGCCCCCAAGGACATCGACGACAAGCTCTGGAAGCGCTTCCGCGGCGCCCAGGACCACTTCTTCGGTGCCCGCGACGCCGCCAACGCCGCCCTCGACGAGGAGTTCGCCGCCAACGCCGAGGTCAAGGACGCGCTGCTCGTCGAGGCGGAGGCGCTGCTGCCGGCGCTGGAGCAGAGCGGCGACATCGAGGCCGCCAAGCGCGCCTTCCGCGACATCGCCGACCGCTGGGACGCCGCCGGCAAGGTGCCCCGCTCGCGGATGAAGGAGCTCGAGGCCCGCATCCGCAAGGTCGAGCAGACCATCCGCGGCCACGAGGACGAGCAGTGGCGCCGCTCCGACCCCGAGAAGTCCGCCCGCGCCGACGACATGGTCGCCAAGCTGCAGGCGGCCATCGACGAGGTCGAGACGAACCTCGAGAAGGCCCGCGCCGCCGGCAACCAGAAGAAGGTCGCCGAGCTCGAGGAGAACCTCGCCTCCCGCCATGCCTTCCTCGAGATGGCCCGCCGCGCCTCGGCCGAGTACGGCGGCTGACCCTCCTCGCTCTGCCGTCGGCCGACCGCGCCAACGCCGTGGGTCGAGCAGCGAGGGCCGAAGGCTCGAGCGACGCCGAGACCCCGCGACCACCCGGCGTACGGCGAGCGGATCACTCACCCGGTCTCGGCGACGCTCCTCGCTGGCGCTCGTCACTGCTCGACCAACGACCGGGCCGCAGTGGTCACGAACGACGAGCACTGAGCCCCCGCCAGCGTCGTCTGTGACCACTCCACGCCGCGACCACCCGTTGGGCGAGCAGCGAGGGCCGAAGGCTCGAGCGACGCCGAGACCCCGCGACCACCCGGCGTACGGCGAGCGCGTCGCTCACCCGGTCTCGGCGACGCTCCTCGCTGGCGCTCGTCACTGCTCGGGGAGCGGCTACTGGGTGACGCGGTAGGCGTCGAAGACGCCGGGCACGCCGCGCACGGCGCGCAGCACGGTGTCGAGGTGCTTGGTCTCGGCCATCTCGAAGGTGAAGCGGCTCTTGGCGACACGGTCGCGGCTGGTGGCCAGCTGGGCGGAGAGGATGTTCACGTGGGCGTCGGAGAGCGCCATGGTGATGTCGGAGAGCAGGCGTGCGCGGTCGAGGGCCTCGACCTGGATGTTGACCAGGAACGTCGAGGTCGTGGTCGGGGCCCACTCGACGTCGAGGAGCTTCTCGGGCTGGGTCTGCAGGGATGAGGCGTTGGTGCAGTCCTGGCGGTGCACCGAGACCCCGCCGCCCTTGGTGACGAAGCCGAGGATCGGGTCGGGCGGCACGGGGGTGCAGCACTTGGCCAGCTTGACCCACAGGTCGGAGGCCCCCTTGACGACCACGCCGGCGTCGCCGCTGCCCGACGTACGCCGGTGGGCTCGTCGCCCGGTGATCGTGACCGCCTCGGCGAGGTCCTCCTCGGCGCCCTGCGCGCCGCCGTGCAGCTCGAGCACCTGCTTGACCACGGCCTGGGCGGAGAGGTTGTTCTCCCCCACCGCCGCGTAGAGCGCGGTGACGTCGGCGATCTTGAAGTGCTCGGCGGCCAGCGTCAGCGACTCGTGCGAGAGCAGCCGCTTGAGGGGCAGGCCCTCCTTGCGCATCAGCTTGGCGATCTGGTCCTTGCCCTGCTCGATCGCCTCCTCGCGCCGCTCCTTGGTGAACCACTGGCGGATCTTGTTGCGCGCGCGGGGCGACTTCACGAAGCCCAGCCAGTCGCGCGAGGGGCCGGCGTTGACGGACTTGGAGGTGAAGACCTCGATCACGTCGCCGTTCTCGAGCTTCGACTCCAGCGGCACCAGGCGACCGTTGACGCGTGCGCCGATGGTGTGGTGACCGACCTCGGTGTGCACGGCGTAGGCGAAGTCGACCGGGGTGGAGCCCGCCGGCAGCGCGATCACGTCGCCGCGCGGGGTGAAGACGTAGGTCTCGGCCCGGTTGATCTCGAAGCGCAGCGACTCCAGGAACTCGCCCGGATCCTCGACCTCGCTCTGCCAGTCGAGCAGCTGGCGCACCCACGACATGTCGCCGGCCCCGGCGGCCTGGTCGGCGCGCCGGTCGGTGTCGACGCCGGCGCGGCCGTCCTCCTTGTACTTCCAGTGCGCGGCGACGCCGTACTCGGCGCGCCGGTGCTGGGCGAAGGTGCGGATCTGCATCTCGACCGGCTTGCCCTGCGGGCCCATCACGGTGGTGTGCAGCGACTGGTACATGTTGAACTTCGGCATCGCGACGTAGTCCTTGAACCGCCCCAGCACCGGGTTCCAGCGCGAGTGCAGGATGCCCAGCACCGCGTAGCAGTCGCGGTCCTCCTCGACGAGCACGCGGATGCCGACCAGGTCGTAGATGTCGGAGAACTCGCGTCCGCCCACGATCATCTTCTGGTAGATCGAGTAGTAGTGCTTGGGCCGGCCGGTGACCTTGGCCTTGATCCGGGCCTCGCGCAGGTCCTCCTCGACCTGGCTGATCACCTGCGCCATGAACTGCTCGCGCGAGGGTGCGCGCTCGGCGACCATCCGCACGATCTCGTCGTAGATCTTGGGGTGCAGGGTCGCGAAGGCGAGGTCCTCGAGCTCCCACTTGATGGTGTTCATGCCCAGCCGGTGGGCCAGCGGGGCGTAGATGTCGAGGGTCTCGCGAGCCGTGCGCTCCTGGCTCTTCTGCGGCACGAAGCGCAGCGTGCGCATGTTGTGCAGGCGGTCGGCCAGCTTGATGACCAGCACCCGGATGTCGCGCGACATCGCCACGATCATCTTGCGGATCGTCTCGGCCTGCGCCGAGTCGCCGTAGACGACCTTGTCGAGCTTGGTCACGCCGTCGACCAGCAGCGCCACCTCCTCGCCGAAGTCGGTCGTCAGCTCCTCGAGCGTGTAGGAGGTGTCCTCGACGGTGTCGTGCAGGAGGGCGGCGGCCAGCGTCGGCTCGGTCATGCCGATGCCGGCCAGGATCGTGGTCACCGCGAGCGGGTGGGTGATGTAGGGGTCGCCGCTCTTGCGCATCTGGGTGCCGTGCAGCCGCTCGGCGGTGGTGTACGCCCGCTCCAGCAGGGCCAGGTCGGCCTTGGGGTGGTTGGCGCGCACCGCGCGGAAGAGCGGGTCGAGGACCGGGTTGGCCGTCGGGCTGCGGTGACCCATCCGGGCCAGTCGCGCGCGCATGCTCCGGGCCGAGGCCGGGACCACGTCGTGGACGCGCTCCGGCCCCGCCTCGGGGGTCGGGGCGGGTCGGTCCTGGCTCACGGCGACCAGTCTAGGGCGCGTCGAGGGAGGGCTCGGCGCCGACGCTCATCAAGGTGGTGACCGCGACGTCGCCCAGGGCCTCGCGCCAGGGCAGGAACGCCAGGTCCATCAGCACGGCGACGCCGACCACCTCGGCGCCGCAGCGCTCGACCAGGTCGACGGTGGCGCGGGCGGTGCCGCCGGTGGCCAGGACGTCGTCGACCAGCAGCACCCGGCTGCCGGCGCCGACCGCGTCGGTGTGCATCTCCAGGGTCGCCGAGCCGTACTCGAGGTCGTAGGAGACAGCGTGGGTCTCGCGCGGCAGCTTGCCGGCCTTGCGCACGGGCACGAACCCGGCGCCCAGGGCGAGCGCCACGGGGGCGCCGAGGATGAACCCGCGGGCCTCCATGCCCACGACGACGTCGACGACCGGGCGGCCGGCCTCGTCACGACCGGCGTGCGCGAGCCCCGCCACCACCGCCGCGAGGCCGGTGTGGTCGGCCAGCAGCGGGGTGATGTCCTTGAACACGACCCCCGGCTCGGGGTAGTCGGGCACGTCGCGGACCAGCCGGGCGAGCGCCTCGCGGGCGCCGGCGAGGCTCACTTCTTGCCCCGCTTCGAACGGGTCTGGCGACTGGGCTGCTGACGCCCGGAGGCGCCGCTGGGGCGGACCTCGCCGCGGGCCGTCGGTAGCGTGCGGCCGCGGCCCATCGGCTCCTGCGCGCGGGGCGGGGCGGTGCGCGGCGGGGTCTGGCGCGGCTCGCCGGCCAGGGTGGTCGGCACCGGCGCGCCGGCGCGGGTCCCCGGCTCGTCGGCGGGCGGCAGGTCGTCGCGGTAGCCGGGCACCGCGGCGTAGCGGTCGCCCTGGCGGGCGCGTGCCTTGGCGCGGCGCTCGGCCATCACGACCTCGGTCTCCCCCGACTTCAGGTCCACCAGCACCGGGGTGGCGATGAAGACCGAGGAGTAGGTGCCGGCCGCCATGCCGACGAAGAGCGCCAGGGCCAGATCCTGCAGCGAGCTCGCGCCGAGCTGGACGGCGCCGACGTAGAGGATCGCGCCGACCGGCAGCAGCGCGACCAGCGAGGTGTTGATGGAGCGCACCAGCGTCTGGTTGACCGCCAGGTTGGCCGCGCGCGCGTACGTCGTACCGCCACGGCCGAGGCCGGCGGTGTTCTCGCGCACCTTGTCGAAGACCACGACCGTGTCGTAGAGCGAGAAGGCCAGGATCGT from Nocardioides salarius harbors:
- a CDS encoding ABC transporter permease, translating into MFAYVVKRLLAGVLVLFLVSMSIFLLFWYGPNEPARVMCDTKTSNRCNAERLDRFTEELGYNNAWYAEYGDYVKGVFVGRDITVAAQTTRCDAPCFGLSYKNGKPVWEDMKDRLPATFSVAIGGATLYLLLGVPLGVAAARRRGTVQDKALVSSFLFLSSVPYYLFALLTWLFFSLKWEVPIIGNTGYVPFTDSPTGWFGGLALAWICLGIFGCTQYTRYARGAMVEALSEDYIRTAKAKGLPTRTVVYKHGLRAALVPIVTIFGIDFGTLLAGTIFTERIFDIEGIGLWSLRAVIQRDLPIVSATALFSAVVLILANLIVDLVYSVLDPRVRLS
- the aspS gene encoding aspartate--tRNA ligase; this encodes MIRTHDAGALRAEHVGQTVTLAGWVARRRDHGGVAFLDLREASGVVQVVVRDEAVAHQLRNEYCIKVTGEVGLRPEGNANANLPTGEIEVVTTDLEVLSAAAPLPFPIDEHVEVGEEVRLKHRYLDLRRSGPAHALRLRSKVNKAARDVLDRHAFVEVETPTLTRSTPEGARDFLVPARLHPGSWYALPQSPQLFKQLLMVGGMERYYQIARCYRDEDFRADRQPEFTQLDIEMSFVEQEDVIALMEDVLSAMWALIDVEIPRPIPRMTYADAMARYGSDKPDLRMGQELVECTDYFAETPFRVFQAEYVGAVVMPGGASQPRKQLDAWQEWAKQRGARGLAYVLVGEDGTLGGPVAKNLTDAEKDGLAAHVGAQPGDCVFFAAGATKSSRALLGAARLEIGRRCDLIDESAFAFTWVVDAPLFEPASEAVASGDVAVGAGAWTAVHHAFTSPQPEFMDSLESDPGAALAYAYDIVCNGSELGGGSIRIHREDVQKRVFSVMGIGEEEAAEKFGFLLDAFKYGAPPHGGIAVGMDRIVAILAGADSIRDVIAFPKSGGGFDPLTAAPAPITPEQRAEAGVDAEPEPGDTDADESDGAAPA
- a CDS encoding ABC transporter substrate-binding protein: MRRTKPLAVVAGAALLTLAACGGSGDGGETNAGEREFDNASETIDKDPEAQGPAEDIEGATAGGTITVFLPGDPGPDDLDPTNGWSVTGNSIQQALTSRSLTQYKRDPESSTGEMILVPDLAVDLGQPNEDFTEWTFEIRDDATWEDGSPITAEEVAWGINRSMDSEQFPSGPGTEYSQQYFLGAGEYEGPYTSKNADWEGVEFDNDASTVTIKMAKTFPDMDYWGAFMAMGPAPLGKESQPPAYGQNIKSNGPYKVDSFRPGDELVLVKNDQWNPESDPARHQYADKWVFKFNADGDQTDQIMLSDNTESQTALSTQLGSSSYTDGSDVLGDRLVQQSSQCTSFLYPDYESTDLNWRKAVAYAYPYEDAWQAGGEVPGVTRVPANSIMPPGMSGKSDYFVDGEQFTFDPEKAKELLAESDTPAEISMIYYEADPLSVATQKVITEGFEQAGFTVDAKGTQESPYSTWTNPDDKRNQSLNLRGVNWCSDWPSGLTMVPPLTRTGATYNTGFFSEQSVDDRMDEIPTLDLEEQAEAWGQLDEDLSTEFFPIIPTAFRNDLYAFGSKIGNPTGDGSIGAPNYKDLFVMQ
- a CDS encoding MBL fold metallo-hydrolase, producing MFIAGFPAGPWGTNCYVVATGPGSECVVVDPGKDAAQGVAEVVREHRLKPVSVLVTHGHVDHMWCVAPVAGSYDATAWIHPADRHLLTDPMAGMSRETTQMLLGGSYEWAEPDDVRELSDTQVLELAGLRFVVDHAPGHTEGSVTFRTPYDAQDVSEVMFSGDLLFAGSIGRTDLPGGDHPTMLRSLASKVLPLADDIVVLPGHGEQTSIGRERATNPYLQDL
- a CDS encoding ABC transporter permease, which produces MSDEPQGKDPSTKKAKSITGKSPMRIAMGRLMRDKIAVVCLATVVFFVLIAVFSGALQRLFGVDTDTVLPSQFLDLDGVPRPEYGPPYGAFTMEHPFGIAPRTATDNLAFWLEGARNSLQIATLATIVATIVGITLGLLAGFLGGVVDKIISFATDFFLTLPFLLAALTIAPIVSERFQDNPNYVTIQVTQLVLVLAFFGWMGLARLIRGEVLSLREREFIQAARVLGMPTHRVLLRELMPNLAAPIVVSTSLMLPAFVSAEAGLAFLGIGITSRPSWGQTLTQATSFFNDYSLYLWQPLLGIVALVLALNLLGDAVRDALDPKTRR
- the hisS gene encoding histidine--tRNA ligase, whose translation is MSAKIRPLSGFPELLPEQRVVEQQVIDTLRHTFELHGFAGIETRAVEPLDQLLRKGDTSKEVYLLRRLQEESPEGHAGLGLHFDLTVPFARYVLENAGRLEFPFRRYQIQKVWRGERPQEGRFREFTQADIDIVGRDTLAFHHDIEVTRVMLDALSRLELLPGFRLQVNNRKLIQGFYAGSGIDDVDEVMRLVDKLDKLPVDRVRAMLVDEAGVTDDQAEQVLALAAIRSTDASFVERVRALGVEHPLLDEGLTELEALVAGCAGLVDDRVRIEADLSIARGLDYYTGTVFETRLDGHESLGSICSGGRYDALASDGRTTYPGVGISLGLSRVVVTLLARTGTTADRSVPSAVLVALNDEESRPDADEVAAALRSRDIACEVAASAAKFGKQIRYAERRGIPFVWFAGESGHQVKDIRTGEQVDADPATWAPPSDDLRPKVVSRTDQEQKQ